In Leuconostoc kimchii IMSNU 11154, one genomic interval encodes:
- a CDS encoding APC family permease: MSESKPKTGWLHKATPASFVSSDRHLRKTLGVKEMLALGIGTIVSTAIFTLPGIVAANHAGPAVAISFVIAAIVSGLAAFAYAEFASALPFAGSAYSWANVVFGEVFGWIAGWALLAEYFIAVAFVASGWSANFKLFLGSHHLVLPPALAGSFAAGHGGVIDIAALFAVLVVAVLLWRGTNTTARVENVLVVGKVIVILIFIGVGLTAIHPGNYVPFIPAHKPGTEFGGWSGIFSGASQIFLAYIGFDSIASSSAEAKDPKKTMPRGIIGSLIIATILFVAVALVLVGMFHYSKYANNAAPAAWALLHSGHEFTSNLLSVVALLGMFTAIIGMMLAGSRLLYAFGRDGLLPSFLGKVNDKGLPNNALLVLSVIAILIGSVFSFTELAGLISAGTLIAFIIVSLGIYALRPREGKDIQEPGFKMPFYPVMPALAALGSGFIFYELDNQAKMYAFGWFVIGLIIYAIYGSKHSKLSQKK; encoded by the coding sequence ATGTCAGAATCAAAGCCAAAGACAGGATGGTTACACAAAGCAACGCCAGCTAGTTTTGTATCAAGTGATCGGCATCTACGTAAAACGTTGGGTGTTAAAGAAATGTTAGCTTTAGGTATTGGGACGATCGTATCAACGGCAATTTTCACGTTGCCAGGTATTGTAGCGGCGAACCATGCTGGCCCAGCCGTTGCAATTTCCTTTGTTATTGCTGCTATTGTTTCAGGGTTAGCTGCGTTTGCCTATGCTGAATTTGCTTCAGCGTTGCCGTTTGCAGGTTCTGCCTATTCGTGGGCCAATGTTGTTTTTGGAGAGGTCTTTGGCTGGATTGCTGGATGGGCACTTTTAGCGGAATATTTTATTGCTGTTGCGTTTGTCGCTTCCGGTTGGTCAGCAAACTTTAAATTATTTCTTGGATCACATCATTTGGTCCTTCCGCCTGCTTTGGCTGGATCGTTTGCTGCTGGACACGGTGGCGTTATTGATATTGCTGCACTATTTGCTGTTTTAGTTGTAGCTGTCTTATTGTGGCGTGGTACAAATACAACTGCTCGCGTTGAAAATGTGTTGGTTGTTGGTAAAGTAATCGTTATTTTGATTTTCATTGGTGTGGGGTTAACGGCAATACATCCTGGGAACTATGTACCATTTATTCCAGCACATAAGCCAGGAACGGAATTTGGTGGTTGGTCAGGAATTTTTTCAGGAGCGTCTCAGATCTTCTTAGCGTATATAGGTTTTGACTCGATTGCATCTAGTTCTGCCGAAGCAAAAGATCCTAAAAAAACAATGCCACGTGGTATTATTGGATCGTTAATTATTGCTACAATATTATTCGTAGCGGTTGCACTTGTCTTGGTGGGAATGTTCCACTACTCAAAATATGCTAATAATGCAGCGCCTGCCGCTTGGGCGTTATTACATTCAGGACATGAATTCACGTCTAACTTGTTGTCTGTTGTCGCGTTATTAGGGATGTTTACAGCCATTATCGGCATGATGTTAGCAGGATCACGTTTACTTTATGCTTTTGGACGAGATGGCTTGCTCCCAAGTTTCTTAGGAAAAGTAAATGATAAAGGGTTGCCTAACAATGCCTTGTTAGTATTGTCTGTCATTGCTATTTTAATTGGTTCCGTGTTTAGTTTTACTGAACTAGCTGGTTTAATTTCTGCTGGTACGTTGATTGCTTTTATCATTGTGTCACTTGGCATTTATGCCTTACGTCCCCGTGAAGGGAAAGATATTCAGGAACCTGGTTTTAAAATGCCATTTTACCCAGTGATGCCAGCTTTGGCAGCTTTGGGGTCTGGATTTATTTTCTATGAATTAGATAATCAAGCAAAAATGTATGCTTTTGGTTGGTTCGTAATCGGTCTTATTATCTATGCCATTTATGGATCTAAACACAGTAAACTATCTCAAAAAAAATGA
- a CDS encoding aspartate aminotransferase family protein codes for MSENKKILDEEKIILADATRVKYFDIVIDHGQGAIISDADGNDYIDLLASASATNIGHSHPKVVAAISNQAKKLIQYTPAYFANPVTALLAKRLVDITPGNFQKQVAFGNSGSDANDAIIKFARGYTHRSYVVSFTGAYHGSTYGSISISGVSLNMTRKIGPLLPNTIKVPFPDQNQRAVGESDDDFSDRLFKQFKLPFETYLPADEVALVIIEPIQGDGGIIKVPQKYMSLVYEFTREHGIVFAVDEVNQGLGRTGKMWSIDHFGIAPDMMSIGKSLASGLPLSAVVGRKEIMSSLSAPANVYTTAGNPVTAAAAMATLDVLAEENLVARSEKLGELARDFFEQAAHSYWFIGDVRIYGLNGGIDIVDEKGQPDNQATTKLIYRIFQLGAIMISLRGNTLRFQPPLVITEAQLSQAFKILTQAFNELEAGTLSLPETDNHIGW; via the coding sequence ATGTCGGAAAATAAAAAAATTTTAGACGAAGAGAAAATTATTTTAGCAGATGCAACACGTGTTAAATATTTTGATATTGTGATTGATCATGGACAAGGCGCTATTATTTCCGATGCTGACGGTAATGATTATATCGATTTATTGGCGAGCGCTAGTGCAACAAATATTGGGCATTCACATCCAAAAGTTGTTGCAGCTATCTCAAATCAAGCTAAAAAATTAATTCAGTATACACCGGCTTATTTTGCTAATCCAGTGACTGCATTATTAGCAAAACGTTTGGTAGATATCACACCGGGTAACTTTCAAAAGCAAGTTGCTTTTGGTAATTCAGGTTCAGATGCTAATGATGCAATCATTAAATTTGCAAGAGGCTACACTCATAGGTCCTACGTCGTTAGTTTTACAGGTGCTTACCACGGATCAACCTATGGCTCTATTTCTATCTCTGGTGTTAGCTTAAATATGACCCGAAAAATTGGTCCGTTATTGCCAAATACGATAAAAGTACCATTTCCAGATCAGAACCAGCGAGCAGTTGGTGAGAGTGATGACGACTTTTCAGATCGTTTGTTCAAGCAGTTTAAGTTGCCATTTGAGACCTACTTACCAGCTGATGAAGTTGCCTTAGTGATTATCGAACCTATTCAAGGGGATGGGGGTATCATTAAAGTACCACAAAAATATATGTCACTGGTTTATGAATTCACGAGAGAACATGGTATTGTATTTGCAGTAGATGAAGTCAATCAAGGGCTAGGACGTACTGGAAAAATGTGGTCGATTGATCATTTTGGTATCGCGCCTGACATGATGAGCATAGGTAAATCATTGGCAAGTGGTTTACCGCTTAGTGCAGTTGTTGGCCGTAAGGAGATTATGTCGAGCTTGTCTGCACCGGCTAATGTTTATACAACAGCGGGTAATCCAGTAACCGCGGCTGCTGCTATGGCAACACTGGACGTTCTAGCAGAAGAAAATCTGGTTGCGCGTTCTGAAAAACTAGGTGAATTAGCGCGAGACTTTTTTGAACAAGCAGCGCATAGCTACTGGTTTATTGGGGATGTTCGTATATACGGTTTAAATGGTGGTATTGATATTGTTGATGAAAAAGGCCAACCAGATAATCAAGCAACAACGAAATTAATTTATCGTATTTTCCAACTTGGCGCTATAATGATTAGTTTACGTGGCAATACACTACGTTTTCAGCCACCTTTGGTTATTACGGAAGCGCAATTGAGCCAAGCGTTTAAAATATTGACCCAAGCATTTAATGAATTAGAGGCAGGAACGTTGTCCTTGCCAGAAACTGATAATCATATTGGTTGGTAA